A region of Candidatus Aramenus sp. CH1 DNA encodes the following proteins:
- the metG gene encoding methionine--tRNA ligase gives MKVFVASAWPYVETVPHLGNLIGSVLSADVFARYARLKYGKENVVFVSGSDEHGTPIEIEAVKRKVSPKALTDQAHEYVKDLFLNVWKISYDNYTRTESETHKKFVREFILSLKDYVFAQEETLPYCENDKMFLPDRFVKGTCPYCGFEDARGDQCDRCGRLLSPEILINPRCAICGAKPVFKKTKHWFFDLSKFQDRIKEWLEKNKEMPENVKAVALSWISEGLKPRSLTRDNAWGIPAPFEGAEGKTIYVWFEALLGYISATIEYFEKKGNPKEWEDFWLDEAKSYYFIGKDNIPFHAVIFPAMLMASGKGYSLPTVISSTEYLLYEGQKFSKSRRIGIWIDEAPKVMNVDYWRFVLIRLRPEERDTSFLWKEALRIVNNELNDDVGNFVNRSVTMVNRYNESKVPPLDESKLDEVDLKLLKAMNETPDVVSEYFEKGKLKAGTEEVLKLAREGNAYLNAKAPWDLVKKDKALAMNVLAIIMGVVRSLAIMLYPVIPASSQRIYDQLNLGSIENERWENAKKLILAGHVVGKASPIFRKLPEDFEAQVPKLLEKVRSELEKTRPPLLR, from the coding sequence ATGAAGGTCTTTGTCGCCTCAGCGTGGCCTTACGTTGAGACCGTGCCCCACCTAGGCAACTTGATAGGCTCCGTCCTTTCCGCTGACGTCTTCGCTAGGTACGCCAGGCTAAAGTACGGTAAGGAGAACGTGGTCTTCGTCAGCGGGAGCGACGAGCACGGGACCCCAATCGAGATAGAGGCCGTGAAGAGGAAGGTGTCACCAAAGGCTTTAACCGACCAGGCTCACGAGTACGTCAAGGACTTGTTCTTGAACGTGTGGAAGATAAGCTACGACAACTACACTAGGACCGAGTCTGAGACCCACAAGAAGTTCGTGAGGGAGTTCATCCTAAGCTTGAAGGACTACGTGTTTGCCCAGGAGGAGACCCTACCCTACTGCGAGAACGACAAGATGTTCCTGCCCGACAGGTTCGTAAAGGGTACCTGCCCTTACTGTGGGTTTGAGGACGCTAGAGGGGATCAGTGCGATAGGTGCGGGAGGCTTTTGTCCCCAGAGATCTTGATTAACCCTAGATGTGCCATATGTGGGGCTAAGCCGGTCTTCAAGAAGACGAAGCACTGGTTCTTCGACCTCAGCAAGTTCCAGGACAGGATAAAGGAATGGTTAGAGAAAAACAAGGAAATGCCGGAAAACGTAAAGGCGGTTGCTCTCTCTTGGATTTCAGAGGGGCTTAAGCCCAGGAGCCTAACGAGGGACAATGCTTGGGGCATACCTGCGCCTTTCGAGGGAGCGGAAGGTAAGACAATCTACGTCTGGTTCGAGGCCCTCCTCGGCTACATCTCGGCGACCATAGAGTACTTCGAGAAAAAGGGTAACCCCAAGGAGTGGGAGGACTTCTGGCTGGACGAGGCGAAGAGCTACTACTTCATAGGTAAGGACAATATACCATTCCACGCGGTAATATTCCCAGCTATGCTGATGGCCTCAGGGAAGGGCTACTCCTTGCCTACCGTTATATCGTCAACTGAGTACTTGCTCTACGAAGGGCAGAAGTTCAGCAAGAGCAGGAGGATAGGCATTTGGATAGACGAGGCCCCCAAGGTCATGAATGTGGACTACTGGAGGTTCGTGCTAATAAGGCTCAGGCCAGAGGAAAGGGACACCTCCTTCCTGTGGAAGGAAGCGTTGAGGATAGTCAACAACGAGTTGAACGACGACGTGGGTAACTTCGTCAACAGGAGCGTCACCATGGTGAATAGGTACAACGAGTCCAAGGTACCTCCATTAGATGAGTCGAAGCTGGACGAAGTCGACCTCAAGTTGCTAAAGGCGATGAACGAAACTCCTGACGTGGTTTCGGAGTACTTCGAAAAGGGCAAGTTAAAGGCTGGCACAGAAGAGGTCTTAAAGCTGGCAAGGGAAGGCAACGCTTACTTAAACGCCAAGGCCCCCTGGGATCTGGTAAAGAAGGACAAGGCCCTGGCAATGAACGTGCTTGCCATAATCATGGGGGTGGTTAGGTCCCTGGCTATCATGTTGTACCCCGTAATTCCCGCGAGCTCGCAGAGGATATACGATCAGCTTAACTTGGGATCCATAGAAAACGAGAGATGGGAGAACGCTAAGAAACTAATCCTAGCCGGTCACGTCGTAGGTAAAGCCTCGCCCATATTTAGGAAGCTCCCGGAAGACTTCGAGGCACAGGTTCCCAAGTTGCTGGAAAAAGTTAGAAGCGAGCTAGAAAAAACAAGGCCTCCATTATTGAGGTAA
- a CDS encoding CDP-alcohol phosphatidyltransferase family protein — protein MITRLRKESKKLITPIASAFLRVGFTANAMTLTGLALAVAFLLVVWATRNALYGVVLLALSSLADALDGEIARLSGKAGPFGSFLDSSLDRIEDAVFISSFVLLGFQPVLVSLLVGLSLSISYLRAKAESLGVRAEGKGIIERGERLIFVAVILLVSPLSFEVASVLFYALFVLSAVTVVQRFLLVSSALPK, from the coding sequence ATGATCACGAGGCTAAGGAAGGAGTCCAAGAAGTTGATTACCCCTATAGCTTCAGCCTTCCTTAGAGTCGGGTTTACCGCCAACGCAATGACCCTCACGGGGCTTGCGCTTGCCGTAGCCTTCCTCCTCGTGGTGTGGGCAACGAGGAATGCGCTTTACGGCGTGGTGTTACTGGCCCTCTCTTCCTTGGCAGACGCCCTAGACGGGGAGATCGCGAGGCTGAGCGGGAAGGCGGGCCCCTTTGGGAGCTTTCTGGACTCATCGTTGGACAGGATTGAGGATGCCGTCTTCATTTCCTCCTTCGTGCTTCTTGGCTTCCAGCCAGTCCTAGTCTCTCTCCTAGTAGGCCTCTCGCTCTCGATCTCTTACTTGAGGGCTAAGGCAGAGTCCCTCGGAGTTAGGGCAGAAGGCAAGGGGATAATAGAGAGGGGAGAGAGGCTTATCTTTGTGGCAGTAATACTTCTCGTCTCTCCCCTCAGCTTCGAGGTGGCCAGCGTGCTGTTCTACGCCCTCTTTGTGCTCTCCGCGGTGACCGTGGTTCAGAGGTTCTTGTTGGTCTCCTCCGCCTTGCCAAAGTAG
- a CDS encoding class I SAM-dependent methyltransferase: protein MSYTPHVPYVPSPPNVVRKMLEVAKVGPEDVVYDLGCGDGRIVITAVKEFNARKAIGIDINDERIQEATKNVKENGLEGRVVIKKGNFFEEDLSEATVVTMFLLTNVNEMLRPKLEKELKPGTRVVSHEFEIRGWTPKEVVKVEDGNMNHIVYLYVIGEHR, encoded by the coding sequence TTGAGCTATACCCCACACGTGCCTTACGTGCCCAGCCCCCCTAACGTGGTAAGGAAAATGTTAGAGGTGGCAAAGGTAGGCCCGGAGGACGTAGTATATGACCTAGGTTGCGGAGACGGCAGGATAGTGATCACTGCAGTGAAGGAGTTCAATGCCAGAAAGGCAATAGGCATAGACATAAACGACGAGAGAATTCAAGAGGCGACAAAGAACGTCAAGGAGAACGGCCTAGAGGGCAGGGTCGTAATTAAGAAGGGGAACTTCTTCGAGGAAGACCTATCCGAGGCGACCGTGGTTACCATGTTCCTCTTGACCAACGTCAACGAGATGCTCAGGCCGAAGCTGGAGAAGGAGCTTAAGCCCGGGACTAGAGTTGTATCTCACGAGTTCGAGATAAGGGGATGGACCCCTAAGGAGGTTGTTAAGGTCGAGGACGGCAACATGAACCACATAGTCTACTTGTACGTAATAGGTGAACACAGATGA
- a CDS encoding MFS transporter → MNREVLKIAFSAFFADLGYQAVVASFPLLLVFYFHVPIYVYGVVESFSYGVGLFFSFMGGLLADKWESKKVAVLGNSLIVVLSFTGVARDAVQAIVLFLTGWFMRNFRSPARRTMLVEVTDDGERKRAFGVLHALDVMGGVLGIAYLATFLYFRVPFSAILPFTAIPIVVSTLLLVFTSKGKRIESKGTNLRVVLGVLFATALFGVSTYSPGFPIITVTQSTDQLYLGALTYGVYLGSSALFGYVFSLVRIDEFKGLTLGYLVSALASLGFVFLFSFKAIGLYPMVFLLGLAMAAAETFEPTIISKTIGQNVGRGMGYLSLARGIGYFVGNTAMGLLYSLSYSYAYAFAFAVSMASAFIILFIRR, encoded by the coding sequence ATGAACAGGGAAGTCTTAAAGATAGCCTTCTCAGCCTTCTTTGCCGACCTGGGATACCAGGCTGTGGTCGCGTCTTTCCCTTTGCTCCTCGTCTTCTACTTCCACGTGCCCATCTACGTCTACGGGGTGGTGGAGTCCTTCAGCTATGGCGTAGGACTCTTCTTTTCCTTCATGGGTGGCCTCTTGGCAGACAAGTGGGAGAGCAAAAAGGTGGCGGTGCTGGGCAACTCACTGATCGTCGTCCTATCCTTTACTGGGGTGGCTAGGGACGCGGTTCAAGCGATAGTCCTTTTCTTGACAGGGTGGTTCATGAGGAACTTTAGGTCACCTGCTAGAAGGACGATGCTAGTTGAGGTAACTGACGATGGCGAGAGGAAGAGAGCATTTGGAGTGCTCCACGCCCTTGACGTCATGGGGGGCGTGCTGGGGATCGCCTACCTGGCGACCTTTCTCTACTTTCGAGTTCCCTTCTCCGCCATTCTCCCCTTCACGGCAATACCCATTGTTGTGAGCACCCTCCTTCTCGTCTTCACTAGTAAGGGGAAGAGGATAGAGTCAAAGGGAACCAACTTGAGGGTAGTTCTGGGCGTCCTCTTCGCCACGGCCCTCTTTGGAGTAAGTACTTACAGCCCGGGCTTTCCAATAATAACCGTGACGCAGTCTACTGACCAACTATACCTAGGTGCCCTAACTTACGGCGTGTACCTAGGCTCCTCAGCTCTCTTTGGCTACGTCTTTAGCTTGGTTAGGATAGACGAGTTCAAGGGGCTCACGCTGGGCTACTTGGTCTCGGCCCTAGCCAGCTTGGGCTTCGTGTTCCTCTTTTCCTTTAAGGCCATTGGCCTCTACCCCATGGTCTTCCTTTTAGGCTTAGCTATGGCGGCAGCGGAGACCTTTGAGCCGACTATAATCTCAAAGACGATTGGACAGAACGTGGGAAGGGGTATGGGCTACCTTTCCCTTGCGAGGGGAATAGGGTACTTCGTCGGGAACACCGCCATGGGCCTCCTGTATAGCCTCAGCTATAGCTACGCCTACGCCTTTGCCTTCGCCGTCTCAATGGCTTCAGCCTTTATAATTCTCTTCATAAGGAGGTGA
- a CDS encoding DNA primase regulatory subunit PriL — MTIMSLISVDKYPFLKPLEQVVRELHGVSFFELISSNGRVLNEAKERVKRILDGQEPPPFKDYRNPSLVFYTEMVILSTIGDKRVIDRVLQWEAEGFVKDMSKEREEVFRELVKLLKVPLEKKKVSYHVGKRKIELVYAVNLLSYLSLIRGVRDEELSLSQLVLSQGYVFLSKQKLLKLIKYVTLERLSQSVRPITLSEVPETLRDIIALRQGKTPPCIEGMMAKKEKSPEEVKVLAVYKVNVGTDLGSLVSFLKRFGVENAEEYAKELLSSRRKYVVYSCEKMKEKGLCVADCGVKNPLQLYFGKAEETNKNL, encoded by the coding sequence ATGACAATAATGAGTTTAATAAGCGTTGACAAGTATCCTTTTCTCAAACCCCTTGAGCAAGTAGTGAGGGAACTCCACGGGGTCAGCTTCTTTGAACTTATATCCAGCAACGGGAGGGTACTGAACGAGGCTAAGGAGAGAGTAAAGAGGATACTAGATGGCCAAGAGCCACCCCCGTTCAAGGACTACAGGAACCCTTCGCTGGTGTTCTACACTGAGATGGTCATACTCTCGACCATTGGGGACAAAAGGGTGATAGACAGGGTGCTACAGTGGGAGGCTGAGGGATTTGTGAAGGACATGTCCAAGGAAAGGGAGGAGGTGTTCAGGGAGCTTGTGAAACTGTTGAAAGTCCCACTGGAGAAAAAGAAGGTATCGTACCATGTGGGAAAGAGGAAAATCGAGCTGGTCTACGCAGTTAACCTCCTCTCTTACCTGTCCCTAATACGGGGAGTAAGGGACGAGGAGTTGAGCCTCTCTCAACTCGTGCTGAGCCAGGGGTACGTTTTCTTGAGCAAGCAAAAGCTCTTGAAGCTGATCAAGTACGTCACACTTGAGAGGCTCTCGCAGAGCGTAAGACCCATCACCCTTTCGGAGGTGCCAGAGACGCTGAGGGACATCATAGCGCTGAGACAAGGTAAGACCCCCCCGTGCATAGAGGGAATGATGGCTAAGAAGGAAAAGAGCCCGGAGGAGGTCAAGGTATTGGCAGTGTACAAGGTCAACGTCGGGACCGACCTTGGGTCACTGGTAAGCTTCCTCAAGAGGTTTGGCGTGGAAAACGCTGAGGAGTACGCAAAGGAACTTTTGTCCTCCCGGAGGAAGTACGTGGTTTACTCATGCGAAAAGATGAAGGAGAAAGGCCTTTGCGTAGCGGACTGCGGAGTTAAGAACCCTCTTCAGCTCTACTTTGGCAAGGCGGAGGAGACCAACAAGAACCTCTGA
- a CDS encoding MFS transporter, producing the protein MQQPPKSPFKGLDDLKLSFNHIKIWYTAGMGFFTDAYDLFIIGAITDIFVNYKIPGFALNNVVEGLLTSSALVTAILGQLVFGFLADKLGRKAVYGVEASLLTLGAFLSALSPNIYWLIAFRSLMGFGIGGDYPVSATIMSEYANVKDRGKLIALVFANQGFGSLAAVAVGAISAYSLPPELAWRVMAAVGAIPAATVIYLRRKVPETPRYAALVKGDLEEAKRAASFLGAKLDTSKVASKDLTVGEFLRKYGLVLIGTALPWFLLDIAFYGTGIYSGPIVTSILGKPSSVGFEIVEQGVPFMVGFFGYFTAVALMDRLGRKLIQIQGFVAMAVIYAIVAAVMIASGKKVEGFLIPAYLVFAVYSLSFFFIDFGPNTTTFVLPAELYPTRYRTTGHGISAASGKMGAAITTYLFPTLLSTYGVKPILEGLVVLSLTGALVTMFFVKEPRLKSLEEVSEEEVEVKTTA; encoded by the coding sequence ATGCAACAACCTCCAAAATCGCCTTTCAAGGGTTTGGACGACCTCAAGCTGTCCTTTAACCACATAAAGATTTGGTACACAGCTGGAATGGGTTTTTTCACGGACGCGTACGACCTATTCATAATTGGGGCAATAACCGACATATTCGTTAACTACAAGATCCCGGGCTTTGCCTTGAACAACGTGGTAGAAGGGTTATTAACGTCATCCGCGTTGGTCACAGCCATACTAGGGCAACTGGTCTTCGGCTTCTTGGCTGACAAGCTAGGGAGGAAAGCGGTCTACGGCGTCGAGGCGTCGTTGCTGACTTTAGGTGCGTTTCTTTCTGCCCTCTCGCCCAATATCTACTGGCTAATTGCCTTCCGTTCGCTGATGGGCTTTGGGATAGGGGGAGACTACCCAGTGTCGGCCACCATAATGAGCGAATACGCTAACGTAAAGGACAGGGGGAAGCTCATTGCGTTAGTCTTTGCAAACCAGGGGTTCGGTAGCCTAGCTGCTGTGGCAGTAGGAGCGATCTCGGCGTATAGCTTACCCCCAGAACTAGCGTGGAGAGTAATGGCGGCAGTAGGCGCTATTCCCGCAGCAACAGTGATCTACTTAAGGAGGAAAGTGCCGGAGACCCCAAGGTACGCAGCATTAGTAAAGGGTGATCTAGAGGAAGCCAAGAGGGCTGCATCTTTCCTCGGGGCAAAGCTGGACACAAGCAAGGTAGCGTCCAAGGACCTCACGGTAGGAGAGTTCCTCAGGAAGTACGGCCTAGTACTAATAGGCACTGCATTACCTTGGTTCCTCCTGGACATAGCCTTCTACGGAACTGGCATATACTCCGGGCCAATAGTCACGTCGATCCTCGGCAAGCCGTCATCGGTGGGCTTTGAGATCGTAGAGCAAGGAGTCCCCTTCATGGTAGGGTTCTTCGGCTACTTCACCGCAGTTGCATTAATGGACAGGCTGGGGAGGAAGCTGATACAGATCCAGGGGTTTGTCGCCATGGCAGTAATTTACGCCATAGTTGCAGCGGTAATGATAGCTTCAGGGAAGAAAGTCGAGGGCTTCTTAATACCAGCCTACTTGGTCTTTGCAGTGTATTCTTTGTCGTTCTTCTTCATAGACTTTGGTCCCAACACTACTACCTTCGTGTTGCCCGCTGAACTGTACCCGACTAGGTACAGGACTACTGGGCACGGGATCTCCGCGGCGTCAGGCAAGATGGGGGCAGCCATAACCACCTACTTGTTCCCGACGTTACTGAGCACTTACGGAGTGAAGCCGATACTAGAGGGTCTAGTAGTGCTGAGCTTAACGGGCGCCCTGGTGACAATGTTCTTCGTGAAGGAGCCCAGGCTGAAGAGCCTAGAGGAAGTTTCGGAAGAGGAAGTCGAAGTAAAGACAACTGCCTAA
- a CDS encoding cysteine hydrolase, with translation MESLKEILNPQKSILVVWDVHVALVNSIFNKDEFMNALNKAIASARSANVPIVFTKITPYPKGFESPAAKIVYRGGFQFKPEEMRLAVEPQENDIILNKNTWSIFVGTNFDLLLKNSGRYVIVFTGIATDVGVETSARDAFAYGYLPVIVRDAVSSRNKEGHERSLANMRQFFPVITSDDLDKIW, from the coding sequence ATGGAGTCCCTCAAGGAGATTCTAAACCCTCAGAAGTCCATACTCGTGGTCTGGGACGTGCACGTGGCCCTAGTTAACTCCATCTTCAACAAGGACGAGTTCATGAACGCGTTGAACAAGGCCATAGCGTCAGCCAGGAGTGCCAACGTCCCAATAGTCTTCACCAAGATAACGCCTTACCCTAAGGGTTTCGAGAGCCCCGCAGCTAAGATCGTCTACAGGGGAGGCTTCCAGTTCAAACCAGAGGAAATGAGACTCGCAGTGGAGCCCCAGGAGAATGACATCATCCTAAACAAGAACACGTGGAGCATATTCGTAGGGACTAACTTCGACCTCCTACTCAAGAACTCGGGCAGGTACGTGATCGTGTTCACGGGCATTGCGACAGACGTGGGGGTTGAGACTAGCGCTAGGGACGCATTCGCTTATGGCTACTTGCCGGTGATAGTGAGAGATGCAGTTTCGTCGAGGAACAAGGAGGGCCACGAGAGGTCTCTGGCCAACATGAGGCAATTCTTTCCCGTGATAACTTCCGACGATCTAGACAAGATCTGGTAA
- a CDS encoding transposase, with translation MVLSQVGALANKLHEYGVKTYLVVEYNTSRLCAFHDVKVDRNSKGCR, from the coding sequence TTGGTCTTATCGCAAGTTGGCGCATTAGCGAACAAACTCCACGAGTACGGCGTAAAGACGTACCTAGTTGTTGAGTACAATACTTCGCGGCTATGCGCTTTCCATGATGTTAAGGTTGACAGAAATTCCAAGGGGTGTCGATAG
- a CDS encoding transposase, whose protein sequence is MATVVVEDVLFYFTAVQQLRAITSIFRRGSRTRRAEERDRKGPRSDREEVLRERKRVTKLYRRLLHYYRTLASHLANSLWDLGVSTVYLGYPYFIPRMVTSSLQIWSYRKLAH, encoded by the coding sequence TTGGCTACTGTCGTTGTTGAGGACGTGCTGTTCTATTTTACCGCGGTTCAGCAGTTAAGAGCGATTACTTCTATTTTCAGGAGAGGATCGCGAACTCGACGAGCTGAAGAGCGAGACAGAAAAGGTCCAAGAAGTGATAGGGAAGAAGTGCTGAGGGAAAGGAAAAGAGTCACTAAGCTTTACCGTAGGCTTCTTCACTACTACAGAACTTTAGCCTCTCACTTGGCTAACTCCTTGTGGGATCTTGGCGTCTCCACGGTTTACTTGGGCTATCCTTACTTCATTCCTAGGATGGTAACAAGTTCACTTCAAATTTGGTCTTATCGCAAGTTGGCGCATTAG
- a CDS encoding DUF2286 domain-containing protein — protein MKVIVLKSELGKITSERSVEGNIGEVVKQVAAEALKEWNEIASDFTIMKDVQEVRIPLPLKPDVYESLKSFLSGKDKTAAIARIPVYIISYDNAWKEDNYQDNRVYVVSYYVDENLKNELAEYAKQATSEIKEDSDEGEAEEEEGE, from the coding sequence ATGAAGGTAATAGTGCTAAAGAGCGAACTGGGTAAGATCACATCGGAAAGGAGCGTCGAAGGAAACATTGGCGAGGTAGTGAAACAAGTGGCTGCAGAGGCCCTAAAAGAATGGAACGAAATAGCCTCCGACTTCACCATAATGAAGGACGTCCAGGAGGTGAGGATACCCCTCCCTTTAAAGCCCGACGTGTACGAGAGCCTAAAGAGCTTCCTCAGTGGAAAGGACAAGACTGCAGCCATTGCAAGAATACCAGTTTATATAATAAGCTACGACAACGCGTGGAAGGAGGACAACTATCAAGACAACAGAGTTTACGTGGTCTCATATTACGTTGACGAGAACCTAAAGAACGAATTAGCGGAATACGCCAAACAGGCTACTTCGGAGATAAAGGAAGACAGCGATGAAGGAGAAGCGGAGGAAGAAGAGGGGGAATAG
- a CDS encoding DNA-directed DNA polymerase I has product MAKQITLFDFSSLKLDRNTQRQEEEKREAEEPKEEAQRKRREGNWLKEAEEGRTYYLLSVDYDGKKGKAVCKLYDPAKQEVRILYDNTGHKSYFLVDLDPEQVRQIPKIIKDPSFDHLEVVYKVDPYTQKKIRLTKIVVKDPLAVRRMRNHVPRAYEAHIKYYNNYIYDMGLIPGMPYVVKKGRLESVKIDVNVDEVVQAFADVDEMTKETALNWAPLFESEVPSIKRAAIDIEVYTPAMGRVPDPVKAEFPIISISIAGTDGTKLVLLIKRPDVGEGNVNNEGVLVEEFETEEELLRRFFDLVTKFPLILTFNGDDFDIPYIIFRALKLGLFPEEIPFDLGSRETKFLAGFHIDLYKFFFNKAVRNYAFEGKYSEYNLDAVASALLGISKIKVDSISELSLSKLVQYNFRDSEITLKLTTFNNDLVWKLIILFSRISKLGIEELTRTEISAWVKNLYYWEHRQRNWLIPLKEEILERASKLKTAAIIKGKGYKGAVVINPPVGVFFNVTVLDFASLYPSIIRNWNLSYETVDPEECKKRFEVKDETGEVLHTVCMERPGITAVITGLLRDFRVKIYKKKAKHSNIDQERKMLYDVVQRGMKVFINATYGVFGAETFPLYAPAVAESVTALGRYVITSTVGKAKELGLRVLYGDTDSLFIYQPTKEKLEEIVKWVKQTFNLDLELDKSYKFVAFSGLKKNYFGVFTDNSVDIKGMLVKKRNTPEFLKESFKEVKDLMLKINTPSDLENVKREIKEKVKEVYNRLKNKGYNLDQLAFRVMLSRDIDSYTKNTPQHVKAAALLRNFGIQVLPRDIILFVKVKSKDGVKPVQLAKLSEVDVDKYYDAVRSTFEQLLKSLGISWDEIASTISIDSFFK; this is encoded by the coding sequence GTGGCTAAACAGATTACGCTCTTTGACTTCTCTTCATTGAAGCTAGATCGAAATACGCAACGCCAAGAGGAGGAAAAGAGAGAAGCCGAGGAGCCCAAGGAAGAGGCTCAAAGGAAGAGGAGAGAGGGCAACTGGCTCAAGGAGGCGGAAGAAGGAAGGACGTACTACCTGCTCTCGGTAGACTACGACGGGAAAAAGGGCAAGGCAGTTTGCAAGCTTTACGACCCAGCGAAACAGGAAGTCAGGATACTTTACGACAATACTGGCCACAAGTCCTATTTTCTCGTGGACCTCGACCCAGAACAAGTTAGGCAAATACCCAAGATAATAAAGGATCCCTCATTTGACCACCTTGAGGTGGTCTACAAGGTAGACCCCTACACTCAGAAGAAGATAAGGTTAACGAAGATAGTCGTGAAGGACCCTTTGGCCGTGAGGAGGATGAGAAACCACGTCCCAAGGGCCTACGAGGCCCACATCAAGTACTACAACAACTACATCTACGACATGGGCCTAATCCCCGGGATGCCCTACGTAGTGAAAAAGGGCAGACTTGAGTCCGTTAAGATAGACGTCAACGTCGACGAGGTAGTGCAGGCCTTTGCTGACGTAGACGAGATGACAAAGGAAACAGCCTTGAACTGGGCACCGCTTTTCGAGTCTGAAGTTCCCTCAATCAAGAGAGCTGCCATAGACATCGAGGTCTACACCCCTGCCATGGGTAGGGTCCCTGACCCAGTAAAGGCTGAGTTTCCCATAATAAGCATCTCCATAGCTGGGACAGATGGCACAAAGCTAGTCCTGTTAATAAAGAGGCCTGACGTGGGGGAAGGTAACGTCAACAACGAAGGGGTACTAGTAGAGGAGTTCGAGACCGAAGAGGAGCTGTTGAGGAGGTTCTTTGACCTCGTTACTAAGTTCCCCCTGATCCTTACCTTCAACGGCGATGACTTCGACATCCCTTACATCATTTTTAGGGCATTAAAGCTCGGCCTCTTTCCGGAGGAAATACCCTTCGACCTAGGTAGCAGGGAGACGAAGTTCTTAGCGGGATTTCACATCGACCTCTACAAGTTTTTCTTCAATAAGGCCGTGAGGAACTACGCCTTTGAGGGCAAGTACAGCGAGTACAACCTCGACGCCGTGGCTTCTGCCCTCCTCGGGATATCCAAGATCAAGGTGGACTCGATAAGTGAGCTCTCCCTCTCCAAGCTAGTACAGTACAACTTCAGGGACTCTGAGATAACCTTGAAGCTGACAACCTTCAACAACGACCTAGTCTGGAAGCTGATAATCCTGTTCTCCAGGATATCAAAGCTAGGCATAGAGGAGCTTACTAGGACTGAGATATCTGCTTGGGTAAAGAACCTCTACTACTGGGAGCATAGGCAGAGGAACTGGCTGATACCGCTAAAGGAGGAGATACTGGAGAGGGCTTCGAAACTGAAGACTGCGGCGATTATCAAGGGAAAGGGCTACAAGGGAGCTGTCGTAATAAACCCACCAGTGGGAGTCTTCTTCAACGTCACTGTCCTTGACTTCGCGTCCCTGTACCCCTCAATCATAAGGAACTGGAACTTGAGTTATGAGACCGTGGATCCAGAAGAGTGCAAGAAGAGATTTGAGGTCAAGGACGAGACTGGAGAGGTACTGCACACGGTGTGTATGGAGAGGCCTGGTATTACCGCCGTAATAACGGGGCTGTTGAGGGACTTCAGGGTCAAGATCTATAAAAAGAAGGCAAAGCATTCCAACATAGACCAAGAGAGGAAGATGCTGTATGATGTAGTGCAGAGGGGCATGAAGGTGTTCATCAACGCTACTTACGGAGTATTTGGCGCTGAGACCTTTCCCCTCTACGCTCCTGCAGTAGCTGAAAGCGTGACTGCATTAGGTAGGTACGTGATAACCAGCACTGTAGGTAAAGCGAAGGAACTGGGCTTGAGAGTACTATACGGAGATACAGACTCGCTCTTCATATACCAGCCCACGAAGGAGAAGTTAGAGGAAATAGTAAAGTGGGTAAAACAGACCTTCAACCTAGACTTAGAGCTAGACAAGAGCTATAAGTTCGTTGCCTTCTCTGGTCTAAAGAAGAACTACTTCGGAGTTTTCACCGACAACTCAGTGGATATAAAGGGGATGCTCGTGAAGAAGAGGAACACGCCAGAGTTCCTAAAGGAGTCCTTTAAGGAGGTGAAGGACCTCATGCTCAAGATAAACACTCCTTCCGATCTCGAAAACGTAAAGAGGGAGATAAAGGAGAAGGTTAAAGAGGTGTACAACAGGTTAAAGAACAAGGGCTACAACTTGGACCAACTGGCCTTCAGGGTCATGCTGTCTAGGGACATAGACTCCTATACAAAGAACACTCCCCAGCACGTGAAGGCCGCCGCCCTACTGAGGAATTTCGGGATTCAGGTCTTACCAAGGGACATTATACTCTTTGTTAAGGTCAAGAGTAAGGACGGCGTGAAGCCAGTCCAACTGGCGAAGCTAAGCGAAGTTGACGTGGACAAGTATTACGACGCTGTGAGAAGCACTTTCGAGCAACTATTGAAAAGCCTAGGAATAAGTTGGGACGAAATAGCTTCAACTATCTCAATAGATTCCTTCTTTAAGTGA